From the genome of Motacilla alba alba isolate MOTALB_02 chromosome 13, Motacilla_alba_V1.0_pri, whole genome shotgun sequence, one region includes:
- the PDLIM7 gene encoding PDZ and LIM domain protein 7 isoform X7, which translates to MLEDIDDSKPHSWTSQSRSFRKLSRLVGADAMEDGEDELVKKPRDAHGSSWGTVEQWQPPQPLEPPSTPGCDPGKLRMLEDAEDWQPRTGTSQSRSFRKLAQLTGTDGRMPTGPAGARGNLGECQVLAEVLPCARASLGVLPCSRAGSSPGAELLPSVTRRQPPQPLEPPSDTVCDPVKLRMLEDIVDSKPHTWTSQSRSFRKLARLVGANSMDDGEDEPVKKPRDSHGSTWGIVEQREPLEPPSTPGCDPGKLRLMEDAEGWQPRTGTSQSRTFRKLAQLTGTDGMEDGEDEIVKKPRDAHGSSWGTVEHRQPPQPLEPPSTPGCSPGKLRLMEDAEDWQPRTGTSQSRTFRKLAQLTGTDSSSEFPQGLALPGGAGLSLGCQGLAESGVALECWFWPRVIPVGWLSQWELVGLCVVSWW; encoded by the exons ATGTTAGAGGACATTGACGACTCAAAGCCCCACAGTTGGACCTCCCAGTCCCGTTCCTTCCGCAAACTGTCCCGCCTGGTGGGCGCAGACGCCA tggAGGATGGTGAGGACGAGCTTGTTAAAAAGCCCAG GGATGCCCATGGGTCCAGCTGGGGCACAGTGGAGCAGTG GCAGCCTCCACAGCCTCTGGagccccccagcacccctgggtgTGATCCTGGGAAGTTGAGGATGTTAGAGGACGCTGAGGACTGGCAGCCCCGCACCGGGACCTCGCAGTCCCGCTCCTTCCGCAAGCTGGCCCAGCTGACGGGCACAGATGGCA GGATGCCCACGGGTCCAGCTGGGGCACGGGGCAACCTCGGTGAGTGCCAGGTTCTGGCAGAGGTGTTGCCATGTGCCAGGGCATCTTTGGGGGTGCTTCCCTGTTCCAGAGCAGGGTCCAGTCctggtgctgagctcctgccctCTGTCACTCGCAGACAGCCCCCACAGCCTCTGGAGCCCCCCAGTGACACTGTGTGTGACCCCGTGAAGCTGCGGATGTTAGAGGACATTGTCGACTCAAAGCCCCACACTTGGACCTCCCAGTCCCGTTCCTTCCGCAAACTGGCCCGGCTGGTGGGAGCAAACAGCA TGGATGATGGTGAGGATGAGCCCGTTAAAAAGCCCAG GGATTCCCATGGGTCCACCTGGGGCATAGTGGAGCAGCG GGAGCCTCTGgagccccccagcacccccgGGTGTGATCCTGGGAAGCTGCGACTGATGGAGGACGCTGAGGGCTGGCAGCCCCGCACCGGGACCTCGCAGTCCCGCACCTTCCGCAAGCTGGCCCAGCTGACAGGCACAGATGGCA TGGAGGATGGTGAGGATGAGATTGTTAAAAAGCCCAG GGATGCCCATGGCTCCAGCTGGGGCACGGTGGAGCACCG ACAGCCCCCACAGCCTCTGgagccccccagcacccccgGGTGCAGCCCCGGGAAGCTGCGACTGATGGAGGACGCTGAGGACTGGCAGCCCCGCACCGGGACCTCGCAGTCCCGCACCTTCCGCAAGCTGGCCCAGCTGACgggcacagacagcagcagtgagtTCCCACAGGGCCTGGCACTGCCCGGGGGTGCTGGGCTctccctgggctgccagggTCTGGCAGAGTCTGGAGTGGCACTGGAGTGTTGGTTTTGGCCCCGTGTGATCCCTGTGGGGTGGCTGAGTCAGTGGGAGCTGGTGGGGCTGTGCGTGGTCTCGTGGTGGTGA
- the PDLIM7 gene encoding PDZ and LIM domain protein 7 isoform X12, which produces MLEDAEDWQPRTGTSQSRSFRKLAQLTGTDGRMPTGPAGARGNLGECQVLAEVLPCARASLGVLPCSRAGSSPGAELLPSVTRRQPPQPLEPPSDTVCDPVKLRMLEDIVDSKPHTWTSQSRSFRKLARLVGANSMDDGEDEPVKKPRDSHGSTWGIVEQREPLEPPSTPGCDPGKLRLMEDAEGWQPRTGTSQSRTFRKLAQLTGTDGMEDGEDEIVKKPRDAHGSSWGTVEHRQPPQPLEPPSTPGCSPGKLRLMEDAEDWQPRTGTSQSRTFRKLAQLTGTDSSSEFPQGLALPGGAGLSLGCQGLAESGVALECWFWPRVIPVGWLSQWELVGLCVVSWW; this is translated from the exons ATGTTAGAGGACGCTGAGGACTGGCAGCCCCGCACCGGGACCTCGCAGTCCCGCTCCTTCCGCAAGCTGGCCCAGCTGACGGGCACAGATGGCA GGATGCCCACGGGTCCAGCTGGGGCACGGGGCAACCTCGGTGAGTGCCAGGTTCTGGCAGAGGTGTTGCCATGTGCCAGGGCATCTTTGGGGGTGCTTCCCTGTTCCAGAGCAGGGTCCAGTCctggtgctgagctcctgccctCTGTCACTCGCAGACAGCCCCCACAGCCTCTGGAGCCCCCCAGTGACACTGTGTGTGACCCCGTGAAGCTGCGGATGTTAGAGGACATTGTCGACTCAAAGCCCCACACTTGGACCTCCCAGTCCCGTTCCTTCCGCAAACTGGCCCGGCTGGTGGGAGCAAACAGCA TGGATGATGGTGAGGATGAGCCCGTTAAAAAGCCCAG GGATTCCCATGGGTCCACCTGGGGCATAGTGGAGCAGCG GGAGCCTCTGgagccccccagcacccccgGGTGTGATCCTGGGAAGCTGCGACTGATGGAGGACGCTGAGGGCTGGCAGCCCCGCACCGGGACCTCGCAGTCCCGCACCTTCCGCAAGCTGGCCCAGCTGACAGGCACAGATGGCA TGGAGGATGGTGAGGATGAGATTGTTAAAAAGCCCAG GGATGCCCATGGCTCCAGCTGGGGCACGGTGGAGCACCG ACAGCCCCCACAGCCTCTGgagccccccagcacccccgGGTGCAGCCCCGGGAAGCTGCGACTGATGGAGGACGCTGAGGACTGGCAGCCCCGCACCGGGACCTCGCAGTCCCGCACCTTCCGCAAGCTGGCCCAGCTGACgggcacagacagcagcagtgagtTCCCACAGGGCCTGGCACTGCCCGGGGGTGCTGGGCTctccctgggctgccagggTCTGGCAGAGTCTGGAGTGGCACTGGAGTGTTGGTTTTGGCCCCGTGTGATCCCTGTGGGGTGGCTGAGTCAGTGGGAGCTGGTGGGGCTGTGCGTGGTCTCGTGGTGGTGA